In one window of Mytilus trossulus isolate FHL-02 chromosome 7, PNRI_Mtr1.1.1.hap1, whole genome shotgun sequence DNA:
- the LOC134725190 gene encoding glutamate-rich WD repeat-containing protein 1-like, translating into MVKMGDKQQDENVETSESEDDDEMEMCQMEGADEEMEDENEDEKVYLPGEPLEEGEELVCDESAYMMYHQAQTGAPCLSFDIIPDSLGDKRETFPLTCYCASGSQSEHGHLNHVIVMKMENLHRTTKEKKESDENEDESDEEDEEEDDDEEKKPELETASIKHSGSVNRIRVTTIGQKSIAATWSENGKVYIWDLTRPLHAVNDSNIMSVYIRNEESPAPIYTFKGHQVEGFAVDWSPLMEGRLLTGDCKKNIHLWTPKEGGAWHVDQRPYSGHTSSVEDIQWSPNENNVFASCSVDRSIRIWDARAAPNKACMLTAEEAHDRDVNVLHWNRNEPFIASGGDDGVIKVWDLRQFQKGKAAASFKHHTAPITSIEWNPYDSSVFAASGSDNQITIWDLSVEKDTEGEGEPDVPPQLLFIHQGQTDIKELHWHKQLPGVIVSTAHSGFNIFRTISV; encoded by the exons ATGGTCAAAATGGGAGATAAACAACAAGATGAAAATGTTGAAACATCTGAATCCGAAGACGATGATGAGatggaaatgtgtcaaatgGAAGGAGCTGACGAGGAAATGGAAGATGAAAACGAAGACGAAAAAGTGTATCTTCCTGGAGAGCCCCTGGAAGAGGGAGAAGAGTTAGTGTGTGATGAATCTGCATACATGATGTATCATCAGGCACAAACAG gTGCACCGTGTCTCAGCTTTGACATTATACCAGATTCTTTAGGAGACAAAAGAGAGACCTTCCCATTAACATGTTATTGTGCTTCTGGTTCTCAGTCAGAGCATGGACACTTGAATCATGTGATTGTTATGAAAATGGAAAATTTACATCGgacaacaaaagaaaagaaagaatcagatgaaaatgaagatgaaTCAGATGAGGAGGATGAGGAGGAAGATGATGATGAAGAAAAGAAACCAGAATTAGAAACAGCTTCGATAAAACATAGTGGTTCTGTTAATAGAATAAGG GTAACAACAATTGGTCAAAAGAGTATAGCAGCTACTTGGTCAGAGAATGGTAAAGTGTATATCTGGGATTTGACAAGACCCCTTCATGCTGTTAATGACTCTAACATCATGTCAGTTTACATACGGAATGAAGAATCTCCAGCTCCTATATATACATTCAAAGGCCATCAGGTAGAGGGATTTGCTGTTGATTGGTCACCTCTTATGGAAG GAAGACTACTGACCGgtgattgtaaaaaaaacatacatttgtgGACCCCTAAGGAGGGAGGAGCTTGGCATGTAGATCAAAGACCTTACAGTGGACACACCTCTTCAGTTGAAGATATACAGTGGTCTCctaatgaaaataat gTTTTTGCCTCATGTTCTGTAGACAGATCAATAAGAATATGGGATGCTAGAGCTGCCCCTAATAAGGCATGTATGCTGACAGCTGAAGAGGCTCATGACAGAGATGTAAATGTTCTACACTGGAATAGGAACGAACCATTCATAGCTTCCGGGGGTGATGATGGTGTTATTAAAGTCTGGGACTTGAGGCAGTTTCAG AAGGGTAAAGCAGCAGCCTCATTTAAACACCACACAGCACCAATAACATCTATAGAATGGAATCCTTATGATAGTTCTGTGTTTGCTGCTTCTGGTTCCGATAACCAAATAACAATATGGGATTTGTCAGTAGAAAAAGACACTGAAGGTGAAGGGGAACCAGATGTTCCTCCTCAGTTATTATTTATTCACCAAGGACAGACAGACATTAAAGAATTACACTGGCATAAACAATTACCGGGTGTTATTGTTAGTACGGCACATAGTGGTTTTAATATCTTTAGGACGATAAGTGTGTga